The nucleotide window TTAGTCGGCAAGTGCAAGACGACTTTACAAAACAGTCTTACGAGCGTGCACTTCACGCGCAAACACAAGGCTGGTTTAAAGAAGAAATCGTGCCAGTCACCGTGACGGATCGCAAAGGCGATACGCTGGTATCCGAAGATGAAGAGCCAGGGCGAGCGCGACTGGATAAGCTTTCATCACTAAGGCCTGTGTTTGATAAAGATGGCACCATCACGGCAGCAAACGCTTCGTCTGTGAACGATGGCGCTGCCGCGGTTGTTTTGGCCAGCGAAGAGGCTGTCAAGCGGTACAAGTTACAGCCCCTCGCGCGTCTTGTTGCATATGCAGGTCATGCTCAGGCTCCAGAGTGGTTTACCACGGCACCGGTTGGCGCCACCGAGAAGGTATTGGCGCGCGCTCAGATGAAGGTTGACGATATTGATTTGTTTGAAATCAACGAAGCCTTTGCCGTCGTAGCGCTTGCTTGCATGCAGAAATCAGGCATTGATCCTGAAAAGACCAACGTGTTTGGCGGAGCTGTAGCGCTTGGTCATCCGATTGGAGCCACCGGGACGCGCTTGGTGGTGACCTTGCTTTCTGCGCTCGGGCAGCGGGGCAAAAAGCGAGGCCTTGCGACCTTGTGCATTGGCGGCGGTGAAGCCTTGGCGCTCATAGTCGAGCGTGTGTAACGAAAAAG belongs to Myxococcales bacterium and includes:
- a CDS encoding thiolase family protein; this translates as MSKQVYIVGSARTPIASFLGSLSSLTAPQLGATAIRAALEHAGLSADAIDECYMGNVLSAGVGQAPARQAAKGAGLPNNVPATTINKVCGSGLQSIIMGQKAILLDDAELVVAGGMESMSNAPYILPKARSGYRMGNGEVIDTMVHDGLWDPYGNMHMGHAGELCARECNFSRQVQDDFTKQSYERALHAQTQGWFKEEIVPVTVTDRKGDTLVSEDEEPGRARLDKLSSLRPVFDKDGTITAANASSVNDGAAAVVLASEEAVKRYKLQPLARLVAYAGHAQAPEWFTTAPVGATEKVLARAQMKVDDIDLFEINEAFAVVALACMQKSGIDPEKTNVFGGAVALGHPIGATGTRLVVTLLSALGQRGKKRGLATLCIGGGEALALIVERV